In a single window of the bacterium genome:
- a CDS encoding site-specific DNA-methyltransferase, producing the protein MDGRRLRQFKPGGIIIVFYDLWKLESLARLLTHLGFRMLRFLEWLKTNPVPINSKRFYLSNAREVAIAAVKGSNPIFNAEYHNGLFTMPIHREKRIHPTQKPLALMKQLIEIHTDPGDIVLDPFAGSATTLLASIQLDRRAIGCELNPEYYSAALQRLNGALLQTNIRRFQTQASVPMGRGKNSII; encoded by the coding sequence TTGGATGGGAGGAGGCTAAGGCAATTCAAACCAGGCGGGATTATCATCGTCTTCTACGACCTGTGGAAGCTTGAATCGCTGGCAAGGTTATTAACCCACCTGGGATTCAGAATGCTACGGTTCCTTGAATGGCTCAAAACCAATCCCGTGCCGATCAACTCAAAGCGGTTTTATCTATCCAACGCAAGGGAAGTTGCAATCGCTGCTGTTAAAGGCTCAAATCCCATATTTAACGCCGAATACCACAACGGGTTATTTACGATGCCCATACACAGGGAAAAACGGATCCATCCCACTCAAAAGCCGCTTGCTCTTATGAAGCAGCTAATCGAAATCCACACAGATCCCGGCGATATTGTTCTCGATCCATTCGCGGGTTCAGCAACTACATTGCTTGCCTCTATACAGCTTGACAGAAGGGCCATAGGATGCGAGCTCAATCCGGAATACTACTCGGCTGCACTTCAAAGGCTGAATGGGGCTCTGTTACAGACCAATATCCGTCGCTTTCAAACCCAAGCCAGTGTACCAATGGGACGAGGAAAAAATTCAATTATTTGA